The region CTCCCGCATCCGGTCGACCCGGCGTTTGACCGCCGAGGCGGAGAGCCCGATCGCGGCGCCGATCTCGGTGAAGCTGGTCCTGGCGTTTTCGACCAGTGCCGCGACGATCTTGCGGTCCAGATCGTCGAACAGTGCGGGCGGATACGTCATCTTTTGTCGTCCTTTACGGTTTTTGCCCCATAGGTAAAGGGCTCTTCCGTGCTTTCCAACGGCCCCATACTCATTGAATGCCTGAGGCGCCTTTTTCTGTACGCTCTTTCAGAAAGATTCCACAACAGGGGGGCGTGAACCGGGGCGCGAGCCCCTTCTTTCCAGGGGTCGCGCGGCACGGGCTCCGGGGGTACAACAGCGGTGCGCCGGACCGGCCGAATCCACCTCGGTGATGCGGATACCACCTACCGGCCCATGTCCCCGCGGGCGTACCGTCATCTATTCCACCCGTCCTTTCCGAAAGGTGAGCGACTCCCGAACGGAGGCGACTCACCATCCAACGGGGAAAGGCTTCGAGTACGCCCAACGCCGCGCCGTACGCGCCGAATTCGCCGGTGGACCGATTCCGGCCCACCGACGGTGCCACCGCGCTTTCGGCGAAGCTCCGTACCGGCGGGTCCGTACTCCGGTGTGAGCGAAAGGGACCACCATCATGACTCTTTCCAGATTCAGCAGGGCGTTGTGAGCCCGAGCCGCCACCCCTCCCGCCCGGCTCCGGGCGGCGCCGGGAACCCCCGGGACGCCGTCGTCACGGGCCTCGGCTTCTGCCTGCCGGGCGGCGCCGAACCCGTCTTCACCGCGGCCCAGGTGTGGGACATCGCCTCCCAGGGCCGCACCGTCCTCGGTCGGGACGGCAGCCACTACGGCTCGGTCCATCTGACGGCGGGGCAGTTCGAGGAGCGACTCCCCGACATCCCCGACTTCTTCTCCCGCCACTACACCAACGCCCATCGGTACGGCCTGGTCTCCCTCGTCGAGGCGTGCGCCGACGCCGAACTCGACGTGGCCGCGGGCGATCTGTGCGAGGCGGCCCTGGTGGTCGGCCGCGGCAGCGTGGACGCCAATGTGGACAGCTATCTCACCCTGCTCGGCATCGACCCCGACTCCGCCACCACCCTCGACGCCCTGGAGATGTTCGTCGCGGCCGAACAGGCCGTGTCCCCCTCCGACGTGGCCGTCGTCCAGGGCGCGCTGACCCGGACCATCGGCCCCTGCTTCACCGTGTCCTGCGGCTGCGCCTCCAGCGCCGTGCAGATCGGCAACGCCCGCCGCCTCATCGCGACCGGCGAGACCGACCTCGCGGTGGTGACCGGTGTCGACGTCTTCAACGTCGGCCTGATCGAAAAGGGTCAGCGGCTGCTGCGCGGCGCCCAGCACGCCTACGACGGCATGGACGCCGCCGGAATGCCCGATCTGCTGCCGTCCTTCGACTCCCTCATGCGCCCCTACGACCGGCGCGCCGACTGCATCAACCACGGCGAGGGATCCGCCACCGTGATCCTGGAGAGCAGGGCGCACGCC is a window of Streptomyces violaceusniger Tu 4113 DNA encoding:
- a CDS encoding beta-ketoacyl synthase N-terminal-like domain-containing protein → MSPSRHPSRPAPGGAGNPRDAVVTGLGFCLPGGAEPVFTAAQVWDIASQGRTVLGRDGSHYGSVHLTAGQFEERLPDIPDFFSRHYTNAHRYGLVSLVEACADAELDVAAGDLCEAALVVGRGSVDANVDSYLTLLGIDPDSATTLDALEMFVAAEQAVSPSDVAVVQGALTRTIGPCFTVSCGCASSAVQIGNARRLIATGETDLAVVTGVDVFNVGLIEKGQRLLRGAQHAYDGMDAAGMPDLLPSFDSLMRPYDRRADCINHGEGSATVILESRAHAARRGAHLYGQVLAAAMTRDGLANPLAADHTGAQLARAVRLCLGDRWRIEQVPYINGASDGGAAVTAMEANTVRELYGPDSTVLLSSQEGCFGHHGAASGCVGLALTLMMMEFGEVCPTANCEQPADGLSFDPVPGTRARPLEFDHALSFNYQIGGVKHAMLLGGPDAT